One genomic region from Amia ocellicauda isolate fAmiCal2 chromosome 4, fAmiCal2.hap1, whole genome shotgun sequence encodes:
- the LOC136748537 gene encoding glucose-induced degradation protein 8-B homolog isoform X2, translating to MMSYAEKPEDITKDEWMDKLNNVHIQRADMNRLIMNYLVTEGFKEAAEKFRMESGIEPSIDLDSLDERIKIREMILKGQIQEAIALINSLHPELLDTNRYLYFHLQQQHLIELIRQRETEAALEFAQTQLAEQGEESRECLTEMERTLALLAFDNPEESPFGDLLNMMQRQKVWSEVNQAVLDYENRESTPKLAKLLKLLLWAQNELDQKKVKYPKMTDLSKGTIEDPK from the exons ATGATGAGTTATGCGGAAAAGCCAGAGGATATAACGAAAGATGAGTGGATGGACAAACTCAATAATGTGCACATACAGAGAGCCGACATGAATCGGCTCATTATGAATTATTTAGTAACAG AGGGATTTAAGGAAGCAGCTGAAAAGTTCAGGATGGAGTCGGGAATTGAACCCAGCATAGACCTTGATTCCCTCGACGAGCGAATAAAAATCCGGGAGATGATCCTGAAAGGACAGATTCAAGAAGCGATTGCACTCATTAACAGTTTGCACCCAGAGTTGTTGGACACAAATCGCTATCTCTACTTTCATCTGCAG CAACAGCATCTGATCGAGCTGATCCGCCAGCGGGAGACTGAGGCGGCCCTAGAGTTCGCTCAGACACAGCTAGCGGAGCAGGGGGAGGAGAGCCGGGAGTGCCTCACGGAGATGGAGCGAACCCTGGCCTTGCTCGCTTTTGACAACCCCGAGGAGTCGCCCTTCGGGGACCTGCTCAACATGATGCAGCGGCAGaag GTATGGAGTGAAGTTAACCAGGCTGTGTTAGACTATGAAAACCGAGAGTCGACACCTAAGCTTGCAAAACTACTGAAATTGTTACTATGGGCTCAGAACGAACTAGACCAGAAGAAAGTCAAATATCCTAAAATGACTGACCTCAGCAAGGGAACAATCGAAGATCCCAAGTAA
- the LOC136748537 gene encoding glucose-induced degradation protein 8-B homolog isoform X1: protein MHRRLQGIFMMSYAEKPEDITKDEWMDKLNNVHIQRADMNRLIMNYLVTEGFKEAAEKFRMESGIEPSIDLDSLDERIKIREMILKGQIQEAIALINSLHPELLDTNRYLYFHLQQQHLIELIRQRETEAALEFAQTQLAEQGEESRECLTEMERTLALLAFDNPEESPFGDLLNMMQRQKVWSEVNQAVLDYENRESTPKLAKLLKLLLWAQNELDQKKVKYPKMTDLSKGTIEDPK, encoded by the exons ATGCACAGGCGTCTGCAAGG AATATTCATGATGAGTTATGCGGAAAAGCCAGAGGATATAACGAAAGATGAGTGGATGGACAAACTCAATAATGTGCACATACAGAGAGCCGACATGAATCGGCTCATTATGAATTATTTAGTAACAG AGGGATTTAAGGAAGCAGCTGAAAAGTTCAGGATGGAGTCGGGAATTGAACCCAGCATAGACCTTGATTCCCTCGACGAGCGAATAAAAATCCGGGAGATGATCCTGAAAGGACAGATTCAAGAAGCGATTGCACTCATTAACAGTTTGCACCCAGAGTTGTTGGACACAAATCGCTATCTCTACTTTCATCTGCAG CAACAGCATCTGATCGAGCTGATCCGCCAGCGGGAGACTGAGGCGGCCCTAGAGTTCGCTCAGACACAGCTAGCGGAGCAGGGGGAGGAGAGCCGGGAGTGCCTCACGGAGATGGAGCGAACCCTGGCCTTGCTCGCTTTTGACAACCCCGAGGAGTCGCCCTTCGGGGACCTGCTCAACATGATGCAGCGGCAGaag GTATGGAGTGAAGTTAACCAGGCTGTGTTAGACTATGAAAACCGAGAGTCGACACCTAAGCTTGCAAAACTACTGAAATTGTTACTATGGGCTCAGAACGAACTAGACCAGAAGAAAGTCAAATATCCTAAAATGACTGACCTCAGCAAGGGAACAATCGAAGATCCCAAGTAA
- the dnajc5aa gene encoding dnaJ (Hsp40) homolog, subfamily C, member 5aa, whose protein sequence is MAEQQRQRSLSTSGETLYHVLGIDKNATPDDIKKSYRKLALKYHPDKNPDNPEAADKFKEINNAHAILNDPTKRNIYDKYGSLGLYVAEQFGEENVNTYFVLSSWWAKALFVFCGLVTGCYFCCCLCCCCNCCCGKCKPKPPEGEEREFYVSPEDLEAQLQSDEREGDAPIVMQPSSATETTQLTADNHPSYHTDTGFN, encoded by the exons ATGGCGGAACAGCAGAGGCAGCGATCCCTGTCCACATCAGGGGAGACGCTATACCACGTGCTGGGTATAGACAAGAATGCCACTCCAGACGACATCAAGAAATCTTATAG GAAACTTGCCCTGAAGTATCACCCTGACAAGAATCCAGACAACCCAGAAGCTGCAGACAAGTTCAAAGAGATCAACAACGCCCATGCGATCCTGAACGACCCCACCAAACGCAACATCTACGACAAGTACGGCTCGCTGGGGCTCTACGTAGCGGAGCAGTTCGGAGAGGAGAATGTAAATACGTATTTCGTCTTGTCCAGCTGGTGGGCAAAG GCTCTGTTCGTGTTCTGCGGCCTGGTGACGGGCTGCTACTTCTGCTGctgcctgtgctgctgctgtAACTGCTGCTGCGGGAAGTGTAAACCCAAGCCCCCCGAGGGCGAGGAGCGGGAGTTCTACGTCTCCCCAGAAGACCTGGAAGCACAGCTACAGTCCGACGAGCGAG AGGGAGATGCGCCGATTGTGATGCAGCCATCATCAGCCACAGAAACCACACAACTCACAGCTGACAACCACCCCAGCTACCACACCGACACTGGATTTAACTAG
- the LOC136748540 gene encoding tripartite motif-containing protein 54 isoform X1, which yields MSLPMEYGSFLRDQTMDSLERQLICPICLEVFTKPVVILPCQHNLCRKCANDIFQPSLFQARGTTVGAGGRFRCPSCRHEVVLDRHGVYGLQRNLLVENIIDIYKQESASSRPLPKPTGHPTCVEHEDEKVNIYCMTCEVPTCSLCKVFGSHKDCQVAPLPDVYKQQKTELSDGIGCLVAANDRVQAFIGQLEDTCRNIEENCKSQKQTLVEKFDRMYTILEERKKIMMQRITYEQEEKTSNMRSLINMYGTHIEANSKLVETALQSMEEPQMAGFLQSARNLIEKLTEATNSSTVESLELGYENMDHYRVDFNAEERVLYQLDFVKMEEEVEEAGDEEPEQGAVEESEEALVKSVFGETEEAKGQVEGYVKKEEAADKEGAGDQQDDPEPSLEEHDANDLEIQGLLAEASDETRLYPSWYKSNAWQVVSPTMGLSSEPLESTNSNPQPKGDPRQLWMTTDFIPVATDDVAGPVLRGGPEICQDCVPLAVERAGVSERPASQLSLALAPVQGLVSADGRVTEQSTELPSEPSPISSLWLDM from the exons ATGTCGCTCCCCATGGAGTACGGCAGCTTCCTCAGAGACCAGACCATGGACAGCCTGGAGCGGCAACTCATTTGCCCGATCTGCTTGGAGGTCTTCACCAAGCCGGTCGTCATCCTGCCCTGCCAGCACAACCTGTGCCGTAAGTGCGCCAATGACATCTTTCAG CCCTCTCTGTTTCAGGCCCGGGGAACCACGGTAGGCGCGGGAGGGCGATTCAGATGCCCGTCTTGTCGGCACGAGGTGGTTCTGGACAGACACGGCGTGTACGGCCTGCAGCGCAACCTGCTGGTGGAAAATATAATCGATATCTACAAACAAGAGTCTGCCAG CTCCAGACCTCTGCCCAAGCCCACGGGTCACCCCACCTGTGTGGAACACGAGGACGAGAAGGTCAACATCTACTGTATGACCTGCGAAGTTCCCACCTGCTCACTGTGTAAGGTGTTTGGCTCACACAAAGACTGCCAGGTCGCCCCACTACCTGATGTTTACAAGCAACAGAAG ACCGAGCTCAGCGATGGCATCGGATGTCTGGTTGCAGCCAATGACCGTGTGCAGGCCTTCATCGGCCAGCTGGAGGACACCTGCAGAAACATTGAG GAAAACTGCAAAAGCCAGAAGCAGACGCTGGTTGAGAAGTTTGACCGCATGTACACCATCCtggaggagaggaagaagaTCATGATGCAGAGGATCACCTACGAGCAGGAGGAGAAGACCTCAAACATGCGCTCCCTCATCAACATGTATGGGACGCACATCGAAGCCAACTCAAAATTGGTGGAGACGGCTCTGCAGTCCATGGAGGAGCCACAGATGGCTGGCTTTCTGCAG AGTGCGAGAAATCTGATTGAAAA ACTCACGGAGGCAACAAACTCCTCCACGGTGGAGTCTCTGGAGCTGGGCTACGAGAACATGGATCACTACAGAGTGGATTTCAATGCCGAGGAGAGAGTGCTCTACCAGCTGGACTTTGTCAAAA TGgaagaggaggtggaggaggccGGGGACGAGGAGCCTGAGCAGGGGGCGGTGGAGGAGAGTGAAGAAGCCCTGGTGAAGAGCGTCTTTGGGGAGACAGAGGAGGCCAAGGGGCAGGTTGAGGGCTACGTCAAGAAAGAGGAAGCAGCGGACAAGGAGGGAGCTGGTGACCAGCAG GACGACCCGGAGCCATCTCTTGAGGAGCATGATGCAAATGACTTGGAGATACAAGGACTTTTGGCAGAGGCCAGTGATGAGACCAGGCTCTATCCAAGCTGGTATAAGTCCAATGCTTGGCAGGTAGTTAGTCCCACCATGGGCCTGTCCAGTGAGCCTCTGGAGAGCACAAACTCAAACCCTCAGCCAAAGGGGGACCCCAGGCAGCTGTGGATGACCACTGATTTCATCCCGGTGGCCACAGATGACGTAGCCGGTCCTGTGCTGAGAGGAGGGCCGGAGATTTGCCAGGACTGTGTGCCCCTGGCTGTGGAGAGGGCTGGGGTCAGTGAAAGGCCTGCCAGTCAGCTCAGCCTGGCACTGGCACCTGTACAG GGTCTTGTCTCCGCAGATGGGAGAGTGACAGAGCAGAGCACTGAGCTGCCCTCTGAGCCCAGCCCTATTTCCTCCTTGTGGCTCGACATGTAG
- the LOC136748540 gene encoding tripartite motif-containing protein 54 isoform X2, producing MSLPMEYGSFLRDQTMDSLERQLICPICLEVFTKPVVILPCQHNLCRKCANDIFQPSLFQARGTTVGAGGRFRCPSCRHEVVLDRHGVYGLQRNLLVENIIDIYKQESASSRPLPKPTGHPTCVEHEDEKVNIYCMTCEVPTCSLCKVFGSHKDCQVAPLPDVYKQQKTELSDGIGCLVAANDRVQAFIGQLEDTCRNIEENCKSQKQTLVEKFDRMYTILEERKKIMMQRITYEQEEKTSNMRSLINMYGTHIEANSKLVETALQSMEEPQMAGFLQSARNLIEKLTEATNSSTVESLELGYENMDHYRVDFNAEERVLYQLDFVKMEEEVEEAGDEEPEQGAVEESEEALVKSVFGETEEAKGQVEGYVKKEEAADKEGAGDQQDDPEPSLEEHDANDLEIQGLLAEASDETRLYPSWYKSNAWQVVSPTMGLSSEPLESTNSNPQPKGDPRQLWMTTDFIPVATDDVAGPVLRGGPEICQDCVPLAVERAGVSERPASQLSLALAPVQAVVLFLTMLGMVAVLQRVWSHIQCGACT from the exons ATGTCGCTCCCCATGGAGTACGGCAGCTTCCTCAGAGACCAGACCATGGACAGCCTGGAGCGGCAACTCATTTGCCCGATCTGCTTGGAGGTCTTCACCAAGCCGGTCGTCATCCTGCCCTGCCAGCACAACCTGTGCCGTAAGTGCGCCAATGACATCTTTCAG CCCTCTCTGTTTCAGGCCCGGGGAACCACGGTAGGCGCGGGAGGGCGATTCAGATGCCCGTCTTGTCGGCACGAGGTGGTTCTGGACAGACACGGCGTGTACGGCCTGCAGCGCAACCTGCTGGTGGAAAATATAATCGATATCTACAAACAAGAGTCTGCCAG CTCCAGACCTCTGCCCAAGCCCACGGGTCACCCCACCTGTGTGGAACACGAGGACGAGAAGGTCAACATCTACTGTATGACCTGCGAAGTTCCCACCTGCTCACTGTGTAAGGTGTTTGGCTCACACAAAGACTGCCAGGTCGCCCCACTACCTGATGTTTACAAGCAACAGAAG ACCGAGCTCAGCGATGGCATCGGATGTCTGGTTGCAGCCAATGACCGTGTGCAGGCCTTCATCGGCCAGCTGGAGGACACCTGCAGAAACATTGAG GAAAACTGCAAAAGCCAGAAGCAGACGCTGGTTGAGAAGTTTGACCGCATGTACACCATCCtggaggagaggaagaagaTCATGATGCAGAGGATCACCTACGAGCAGGAGGAGAAGACCTCAAACATGCGCTCCCTCATCAACATGTATGGGACGCACATCGAAGCCAACTCAAAATTGGTGGAGACGGCTCTGCAGTCCATGGAGGAGCCACAGATGGCTGGCTTTCTGCAG AGTGCGAGAAATCTGATTGAAAA ACTCACGGAGGCAACAAACTCCTCCACGGTGGAGTCTCTGGAGCTGGGCTACGAGAACATGGATCACTACAGAGTGGATTTCAATGCCGAGGAGAGAGTGCTCTACCAGCTGGACTTTGTCAAAA TGgaagaggaggtggaggaggccGGGGACGAGGAGCCTGAGCAGGGGGCGGTGGAGGAGAGTGAAGAAGCCCTGGTGAAGAGCGTCTTTGGGGAGACAGAGGAGGCCAAGGGGCAGGTTGAGGGCTACGTCAAGAAAGAGGAAGCAGCGGACAAGGAGGGAGCTGGTGACCAGCAG GACGACCCGGAGCCATCTCTTGAGGAGCATGATGCAAATGACTTGGAGATACAAGGACTTTTGGCAGAGGCCAGTGATGAGACCAGGCTCTATCCAAGCTGGTATAAGTCCAATGCTTGGCAGGTAGTTAGTCCCACCATGGGCCTGTCCAGTGAGCCTCTGGAGAGCACAAACTCAAACCCTCAGCCAAAGGGGGACCCCAGGCAGCTGTGGATGACCACTGATTTCATCCCGGTGGCCACAGATGACGTAGCCGGTCCTGTGCTGAGAGGAGGGCCGGAGATTTGCCAGGACTGTGTGCCCCTGGCTGTGGAGAGGGCTGGGGTCAGTGAAAGGCCTGCCAGTCAGCTCAGCCTGGCACTGGCACCTGTACAG GCCGTTGTCCTCTTCCTCACCATGTTGGGCATGGTGGCCGTCCTGCAGCGTGTCTGGAGTCACATTCAGTGTGGCGCTTGCACTTAG
- the LOC136748540 gene encoding tripartite motif-containing protein 54 isoform X3 — protein MSLPMEYGSFLRDQTMDSLERQLICPICLEVFTKPVVILPCQHNLCRKCANDIFQPSLFQARGTTVGAGGRFRCPSCRHEVVLDRHGVYGLQRNLLVENIIDIYKQESASSRPLPKPTGHPTCVEHEDEKVNIYCMTCEVPTCSLCKVFGSHKDCQVAPLPDVYKQQKTELSDGIGCLVAANDRVQAFIGQLEDTCRNIEENCKSQKQTLVEKFDRMYTILEERKKIMMQRITYEQEEKTSNMRSLINMYGTHIEANSKLVETALQSMEEPQMAGFLQSARNLIEKLTEATNSSTVESLELGYENMDHYRVDFNAEERVLYQLDFVKMEEEVEEAGDEEPEQGAVEESEEALVKSVFGETEEAKGQVEGYVKKEEAADKEGAGDQQAVVLFLTMLGMVAVLQRVWSHIQCGACT, from the exons ATGTCGCTCCCCATGGAGTACGGCAGCTTCCTCAGAGACCAGACCATGGACAGCCTGGAGCGGCAACTCATTTGCCCGATCTGCTTGGAGGTCTTCACCAAGCCGGTCGTCATCCTGCCCTGCCAGCACAACCTGTGCCGTAAGTGCGCCAATGACATCTTTCAG CCCTCTCTGTTTCAGGCCCGGGGAACCACGGTAGGCGCGGGAGGGCGATTCAGATGCCCGTCTTGTCGGCACGAGGTGGTTCTGGACAGACACGGCGTGTACGGCCTGCAGCGCAACCTGCTGGTGGAAAATATAATCGATATCTACAAACAAGAGTCTGCCAG CTCCAGACCTCTGCCCAAGCCCACGGGTCACCCCACCTGTGTGGAACACGAGGACGAGAAGGTCAACATCTACTGTATGACCTGCGAAGTTCCCACCTGCTCACTGTGTAAGGTGTTTGGCTCACACAAAGACTGCCAGGTCGCCCCACTACCTGATGTTTACAAGCAACAGAAG ACCGAGCTCAGCGATGGCATCGGATGTCTGGTTGCAGCCAATGACCGTGTGCAGGCCTTCATCGGCCAGCTGGAGGACACCTGCAGAAACATTGAG GAAAACTGCAAAAGCCAGAAGCAGACGCTGGTTGAGAAGTTTGACCGCATGTACACCATCCtggaggagaggaagaagaTCATGATGCAGAGGATCACCTACGAGCAGGAGGAGAAGACCTCAAACATGCGCTCCCTCATCAACATGTATGGGACGCACATCGAAGCCAACTCAAAATTGGTGGAGACGGCTCTGCAGTCCATGGAGGAGCCACAGATGGCTGGCTTTCTGCAG AGTGCGAGAAATCTGATTGAAAA ACTCACGGAGGCAACAAACTCCTCCACGGTGGAGTCTCTGGAGCTGGGCTACGAGAACATGGATCACTACAGAGTGGATTTCAATGCCGAGGAGAGAGTGCTCTACCAGCTGGACTTTGTCAAAA TGgaagaggaggtggaggaggccGGGGACGAGGAGCCTGAGCAGGGGGCGGTGGAGGAGAGTGAAGAAGCCCTGGTGAAGAGCGTCTTTGGGGAGACAGAGGAGGCCAAGGGGCAGGTTGAGGGCTACGTCAAGAAAGAGGAAGCAGCGGACAAGGAGGGAGCTGGTGACCAGCAG GCCGTTGTCCTCTTCCTCACCATGTTGGGCATGGTGGCCGTCCTGCAGCGTGTCTGGAGTCACATTCAGTGTGGCGCTTGCACTTAG